A DNA window from Brassica napus cultivar Da-Ae chromosome A4, Da-Ae, whole genome shotgun sequence contains the following coding sequences:
- the LOC106449078 gene encoding cytochrome P450 76C4-like, giving the protein MEAALFLIFCFLLSFILLAAVRSKRRSTLLPPGPPGWPIIGNILQIGKAPHRSLADLSRIYGPVMSLRLGSLTTVIISSPEAAREVLKTHDQVLSGRIILDPIQSIHQDVSMAWLPSTSPRWRLWRKISATQMFSPQCLDATKTVRMKKVNELVTFISEICERGESINIARASFVTSLNLISNTLFSTDLGSYDSKISMELQESVVRIMETIGKPNLANYFPLIGFLDLQGIRKEMKVCSDVLFQVFQGFIDARNNEKTTRNESDLLDSLMDLVKENGPELKVNEIKHFIFDLFLAGTDTNSTTVEWAMAELLRNPKTMAKAQAEMDDVVGLNGVVQESHISDLPYLQALVKETLRLHPPGPLLGPHKAESNAEILGFLVPKNAQVLVNAWAIGRDSGIWENAEQFEPERFLVGREIDLKGRDFELIPFGAGRRICPGMSLAMKTVSLILASLLHSFQWKLQNGVLPEDLDMDESFGLSLHKANPLYAVPVLKPANGSLL; this is encoded by the exons ATGGAGGCGGCTCTGTTCCTGATTTTTTGCTTCCTATTATCATTCATTCTCCTAGCCGCCGTCAGATCCAAACGTAGATCAACCTTACTACCTCCGGGACCTCCAGGATGGCCTATCATTGGAAACATTCTCCAAATAGGAAAAGCTCCACATCGCTCACTCGCCGACCTCTCGAGAATTTATGGACCCGTCATGAGTCTTAGGCTTGGAAGTTTAACCACAGTGATCATTTCCTCACCGGAGGCCGCAAGAGAGGTGCTTAAAACACATGATCAAGTCCTGTCTGGACGAATAATCCTCGACCCGATTCAATCCATCCACCAAGATGTCTCCATGGCCTGGTTACCTTCAACATCCCCTCGTTGGAG GTTATGGAGAAAGATATCGGCGACTCAAATGTTCTCCCCGCAATGTCTCGACGCTACCAAGACAGTGCGCATGAAGAAAGTGAATGAACTTGTAACATTTATTAGTGAAATATGCGAAAGAGGAGAGTCCATCAACATTGCTCGTGCCTCCTTCGTCACATCGCTCAATCTAATTTCAAACACTCTATTTTCGACAGACTTGGGTAGTTATGACTCAAAAATCTCCATGGAGCTCCAAGAATCGGTGGTTCGTATAATGGAAACCATTGGGAAACCAAACCTAGCCAACTATTTTCCGCTTATAGGGTTTCTTGATCTGCAAGGTATCCGAAAAGAGATGAAGGTATGCTCAGATGTGTTGTTTCAGGTTTTTCAAGGGTTCATCGATGCTCGGAACAATGAGAAAACAACGAGGAATGAAAGTGATCTCTTGGATTCACTTATGGATTTAGTCAAAGAAAATGGACCCGAGCTCAAAGTGAACGAAATCAAACACTTTATATTT GACTTGTTTCTTGCAGGGACTGATACGAACTCCACCACGGTGGAATGGGCAATGGCTGAGCTACTTCGCAACCCTAAGACAATGGCTAAAGCTCAAGCTGAGATGGACGATGTGGTAGGTCTAAACGGTGTCGTTCAGGAGTCACACATCTCGGATCTTCCATATTTACAAGCATTAGTGAAAGAGACTCTCCGTTTGCACCCACCGGGTCCACTTCTGGGACCACACAAAGCCGAGTCAAATGCAgagattttagggtttctggTGCCTAAGAATGCTCAGGTTCTGGTAAACGCTTGGGCTATAGGACGAGACTCGGGCATTTGGGAAAACGCAGAGCAGTTCGAGCCAGAGAGGTTTTTGGTGGGACGAGAGATTGATTTGAAAGGTAGAGATTTTGAGCTGATACCGTTTGGGGCTGGAAGAAGAATATGTCCTGGAATGTCTTTGGCTATGAAGACAGTATCTCtcattcttgcttctcttcttcattcttttcAATGGAAGCTTCAAAATGGTGTCCTTCCTGAGGATTTGGACATGGACGAGAGCTTCGGTCTTAGCTTGCATAAGGCCAACCCACTTTATGCAGTCCCCGTCCTGAAACCTGCGAATGGTAGtcttttgtaa